From a single Stackebrandtia endophytica genomic region:
- a CDS encoding helix-turn-helix domain-containing protein has product MTSPPEPAVELARRLRELREQSWENPLTQRELARVFSGSVPLISSWESLRSPTVPPAERLLAYAAFFATPRSIERSPYRILTNEELTPDERARRDGLERELLEARGRALRQLDDPSVHRVPARGPWDGLGGPWQFRDGKPVTLVCSERPREHTEPLPTPDNPDLFYNSLYSYSDLDALMELYGHIRAVNPAISVGYRKANELQPDDYTTHLVLLGGIQWNVATRVLLERSEVPVTQVSPPGGRAEYQVKDDSGEVVAYRADYFENDLVTDVGHFFRTLNPFNHRRTVTICNGITSRGVLGMVRALTDERFWDRNGVYLKDGFTGWRSYSVLTRVRIVDGAVLTPDWTDPDTRLHEWRAHPVRPGVGEVRGLRR; this is encoded by the coding sequence ATGACCTCCCCTCCGGAGCCCGCCGTCGAGTTGGCGCGGCGGCTTCGCGAACTACGTGAACAGTCGTGGGAAAACCCGCTGACCCAACGTGAACTGGCCCGGGTGTTCAGCGGCAGCGTGCCGCTGATCTCCTCATGGGAGAGCCTGCGCAGCCCCACGGTGCCACCCGCCGAACGCCTGTTGGCCTATGCCGCGTTCTTCGCGACGCCACGGTCGATCGAGCGGTCGCCGTATCGCATACTGACCAATGAGGAGCTGACGCCGGACGAACGTGCCCGGCGCGACGGCCTGGAACGCGAACTGTTGGAGGCACGCGGCCGAGCGCTGCGCCAACTCGACGACCCGTCGGTGCACCGGGTGCCGGCCCGCGGGCCGTGGGACGGCTTGGGCGGCCCATGGCAGTTCCGTGACGGCAAACCGGTCACCCTGGTGTGTTCGGAGCGGCCCCGTGAGCACACCGAGCCACTGCCCACACCGGACAACCCCGACCTGTTCTACAACAGCCTGTACTCGTACTCCGACCTCGACGCCCTGATGGAGTTGTACGGCCACATCCGCGCCGTGAACCCCGCGATCTCGGTCGGCTACCGCAAGGCCAACGAACTCCAGCCCGACGACTACACCACCCACCTCGTCCTGTTGGGCGGCATCCAGTGGAACGTCGCGACCCGGGTCCTGTTGGAACGGTCCGAAGTGCCGGTGACCCAGGTGTCACCACCGGGAGGACGCGCGGAATACCAGGTCAAGGACGACAGCGGTGAGGTCGTCGCCTACCGGGCCGACTACTTCGAGAACGACCTGGTCACCGATGTCGGCCACTTCTTCCGAACGCTCAACCCGTTCAACCACCGCCGCACCGTCACCATCTGCAATGGAATCACCAGCAGAGGTGTGCTGGGAATGGTCAGAGCGCTGACCGACGAACGATTCTGGGATCGCAACGGGGTGTACCTGAAGGACGGTTTCACGGGCTGGCGCAGCTACAGCGTCCTCACCCGGGTCCGCATCGTCGACGGTGCCGTCCTCACCCCCGACTGGACCGACCCCGACACCCGCCTGCACGAGTGGAGGGCCCACCCGGTTCGTCCCGGCGTCGGTGAGGTCAGAGGCCTACGACGTTGA
- a CDS encoding type II toxin-antitoxin system VapC family toxin, whose protein sequence is MTDEPGRSKGLLDTSVIIDLDGLRSLLPEDLSISAVTLAELSSGIYSSDDPIKRVQRQLRLQWVEATFNCHPFDAEAARTYGSLSGLVIAMGRKPRKRMADLQIASIAVANGLPLYTRNPGDFKGLDSFLNVVGL, encoded by the coding sequence GTGACTGACGAACCTGGTCGCAGCAAGGGGCTGTTGGATACCTCCGTCATCATCGATCTCGACGGCCTGCGGAGCCTGCTCCCAGAGGACCTGTCTATAAGCGCGGTAACACTTGCTGAGCTGTCCAGCGGAATCTATAGCAGCGACGATCCCATCAAACGGGTCCAACGCCAACTTCGGCTCCAATGGGTGGAAGCGACCTTCAATTGCCACCCTTTCGATGCCGAAGCTGCCCGCACCTACGGCTCGCTATCGGGATTGGTGATCGCGATGGGTCGCAAACCTCGGAAGCGAATGGCTGACCTTCAAATCGCCTCAATCGCAGTCGCCAATGGGCTCCCGCTCTATACCCGTAATCCCGGAGATTTCAAAGGTCTCGACTCGTTTCTCAACGTCGTAGGCCTCTGA
- a CDS encoding type II toxin-antitoxin system Phd/YefM family antitoxin, producing MTRVINQRELRNDSGAILQAVAAGESFIIARNGTPVAELRPLARRTFVPKEEVFRTAANLPPIDGAELRAELDELYDQEPFRD from the coding sequence ATGACACGCGTGATCAACCAACGTGAACTCCGCAACGACAGCGGAGCAATCCTCCAAGCCGTCGCAGCGGGCGAGAGCTTCATCATCGCGCGCAATGGAACTCCGGTGGCAGAGCTGCGCCCATTGGCCCGCCGAACGTTTGTCCCCAAGGAAGAGGTATTCCGTACCGCTGCCAACCTCCCACCGATCGACGGCGCTGAATTGCGTGCGGAACTCGACGAGTTGTACGACCAGGAGCCATTCCGTGACTGA
- a CDS encoding fumarate reductase/succinate dehydrogenase flavoprotein subunit, protein MTEIQRHSFDVLVIGAGGAGLRAAIEARTAGQKTAIISKSLFGKAHTVMAEGGAAAAMGNVNSHDNWQVHFRDTIRGGKFLNHYRMAELHAKEAPDRIWELETYGALFDRTKDGKISQRNFGGHEYPRLAHVGDRTGLEMIRTLQQKIVSLQQDDKRESGSFESKLKIFHETTILELLVDQGRIAGAFGYVRESGEFVLFEAPAVVLATGGIGKSFKVTSNSWEYTGDGHALALRAGASLVNMEFVQFHPTGMVWPPSVKGILVTESVRGDGGVLTNSEGKRFMFDYIPDVFKNQYATTEAEGDRWYTDPDNNKRPPELLPRDEVARAINSEVKAGRGSPHGGVFLDVSSRMKAEEIIKRLPSMHHQFKELADVDITAEPMEVGPTCHYVMGGIEVDPDTQESRVTGLFAAGEVSGGMHGSNRLGGNSLSDLLVFGKRAGEHAATYAAGLEKRPQPDEAEVAKLSEYATGLLSPQAVEGAENPYTLQSDLQQIMNDLVGIIRRAGELEEALEKLAQLRKRAEAVRAVGGRAYNPGWHLAMDLRNMLIVSECIAMAALERSESRGGHTREDNPGMDPHWRKVNLICSIGESGVALKRQPLPQMPVELISLFDRAELAKYLTEGELEEFDAAVAAADTGKDGDKS, encoded by the coding sequence ATGACCGAAATCCAACGCCACTCCTTCGATGTCCTGGTCATCGGCGCCGGCGGCGCGGGTTTGCGTGCCGCCATCGAGGCACGGACGGCGGGCCAGAAGACCGCGATCATCTCCAAATCGCTGTTCGGCAAGGCCCACACCGTGATGGCCGAGGGCGGCGCGGCGGCCGCCATGGGCAACGTCAACTCGCACGACAACTGGCAGGTCCACTTCCGCGACACGATCCGCGGCGGGAAGTTCCTGAACCACTACCGGATGGCCGAACTCCACGCCAAGGAGGCACCCGACCGGATCTGGGAACTGGAGACCTACGGCGCGCTGTTCGACCGCACCAAGGACGGCAAGATCAGTCAGCGCAACTTCGGCGGCCACGAGTACCCGCGACTCGCCCACGTCGGCGACCGCACCGGCCTGGAGATGATCCGCACCCTCCAGCAGAAGATCGTGTCACTGCAACAGGACGACAAGCGGGAGTCGGGCTCGTTCGAGTCGAAGCTGAAGATCTTCCACGAGACCACGATTCTGGAGCTGCTGGTCGATCAGGGCCGCATCGCCGGCGCGTTCGGTTACGTGCGCGAGTCCGGTGAGTTCGTGCTGTTCGAGGCACCCGCGGTGGTGCTCGCCACCGGCGGGATCGGCAAATCCTTCAAGGTCACCTCCAACTCCTGGGAGTACACCGGGGACGGGCACGCCCTGGCTCTGCGCGCCGGGGCCAGCCTGGTGAACATGGAGTTCGTCCAGTTCCACCCCACCGGAATGGTCTGGCCGCCCTCAGTCAAGGGCATCCTGGTCACCGAGTCGGTACGCGGCGACGGCGGCGTCCTCACCAACAGTGAGGGCAAGCGGTTCATGTTCGACTACATCCCGGACGTGTTCAAGAACCAGTACGCCACCACCGAAGCCGAGGGCGACCGCTGGTACACCGACCCCGACAACAACAAGCGGCCCCCCGAGCTTCTCCCCCGTGACGAGGTCGCCCGCGCCATCAACTCGGAGGTGAAGGCCGGTCGCGGTTCACCTCACGGCGGGGTCTTCCTCGACGTGTCCAGCCGAATGAAGGCCGAGGAGATCATCAAACGGCTGCCCAGCATGCATCACCAGTTCAAGGAACTGGCCGACGTCGACATCACCGCCGAACCGATGGAGGTCGGCCCGACCTGTCACTACGTGATGGGCGGTATCGAGGTCGATCCGGACACTCAGGAGTCCCGGGTCACCGGCCTGTTCGCCGCCGGTGAGGTCTCCGGCGGCATGCACGGTTCCAACCGGCTGGGCGGCAACTCGTTGTCGGACCTGTTGGTGTTCGGCAAACGGGCCGGTGAGCACGCCGCGACATACGCCGCCGGTCTGGAGAAGCGACCGCAACCCGACGAGGCCGAGGTCGCAAAGCTGTCGGAGTACGCCACCGGTCTGCTGTCGCCCCAGGCGGTCGAAGGCGCCGAGAACCCCTACACCCTCCAAAGTGATCTCCAACAGATCATGAACGACCTGGTCGGCATCATTCGTCGCGCCGGCGAACTGGAGGAGGCGCTGGAGAAGCTGGCGCAGTTGCGCAAGCGGGCCGAGGCCGTTCGAGCCGTGGGCGGCCGTGCCTACAACCCGGGCTGGCACCTGGCGATGGACCTGCGCAACATGCTCATCGTCTCCGAATGCATCGCGATGGCCGCTCTGGAGCGTTCCGAATCGCGCGGCGGCCACACCCGGGAGGACAACCCGGGCATGGATCCCCACTGGCGCAAGGTCAACCTGATCTGCTCGATCGGTGAATCCGGTGTCGCCCTCAAGCGGCAACCCCTACCGCAGATGCCGGTCGAACTGATATCGCTGTTCGACCGTGCCGAGCTCGCCAAGTACCTGACCGAAGGCGAACTCGAAGAGTTCGACGCCGCCGTGGCGGCGGCCGACACCGGCAAGGACGGTGACAAGTCATGA